From the genome of Halomonas sp. I5-271120, one region includes:
- a CDS encoding L-lactate permease yields the protein MSQTLLALLAFMPLLLAGVLLIGFRMPARQAMPIVYVVTAAIALFAWDMTANRVLASTLQGLMLTVAILWIIFGAILLLNTLKHSGGIAAIRNGFSGISPDRRVQAIIVAWLFGCFIEGASGFGTPAAVAAPLMVALGFPALAAVMVGMMIQSTPVSFGAVGTPIVVGVSGGLDKAGITEQLTAGGGTWLEYFRLITSEVAIIHGIIGLLMPLLLVLMMVRFFGANRSWKEGLSIAPFALFAGACFVVPYMLAGVLLGPEFPSMIGAMVGLAIVVPAARSGFLIPKDTWDFPESSSWPDEWIGKLEIKLDNVGGKAPMSTFMGWVPYVLLAIFLVASRTIEPLKQALTSLSLSWSNILGEAGVSGSIQPLYLPGGILIAVVLVTVALHRMRIAEVKAAVHESSKTLLGAGFVLLFTIPMVRILINSGVNTADLVSMPVAMAQLVADSMGHVYPLFAPAVGALGAFIAGSNTVSNLMLSDFQFNVAQQLGLSTAMMVSLQAVGAAAGNMIAIHNVVAASATVGLLGREGITLRKTILPTIYYVTAAGLIGLIALYGFNISDGLLGLG from the coding sequence ATGAGTCAAACCCTACTCGCCCTGCTCGCCTTCATGCCACTGTTGTTGGCTGGCGTGTTACTGATCGGCTTTCGTATGCCGGCGCGTCAGGCCATGCCCATCGTTTATGTGGTGACTGCCGCCATCGCCCTGTTTGCCTGGGACATGACGGCCAACCGCGTTCTGGCCTCGACCCTGCAGGGTCTGATGCTAACGGTGGCGATCCTGTGGATCATCTTTGGCGCCATCCTGCTACTCAACACTTTGAAGCATTCCGGCGGCATCGCAGCGATCCGCAACGGCTTCTCGGGCATCAGTCCGGACCGCCGGGTTCAGGCGATCATCGTCGCCTGGCTGTTTGGCTGCTTCATCGAAGGTGCTTCGGGCTTCGGCACGCCTGCCGCCGTAGCCGCACCGCTGATGGTAGCGCTCGGCTTCCCGGCGCTGGCCGCGGTGATGGTCGGCATGATGATCCAGTCCACGCCGGTATCCTTCGGTGCCGTGGGCACGCCCATCGTGGTCGGCGTTAGCGGTGGCCTGGACAAGGCCGGCATCACCGAGCAGTTGACCGCCGGCGGCGGCACCTGGCTCGAGTACTTTCGGCTGATCACCTCTGAGGTGGCCATCATTCACGGCATCATCGGTCTGTTGATGCCGCTGCTGCTGGTGCTAATGATGGTGCGTTTCTTCGGCGCCAATCGCTCCTGGAAGGAAGGCCTGTCGATTGCGCCCTTCGCCCTTTTCGCCGGTGCCTGCTTCGTGGTGCCCTACATGCTGGCCGGCGTGCTGCTGGGGCCGGAGTTCCCGTCGATGATCGGCGCCATGGTAGGCCTTGCCATCGTCGTGCCGGCCGCTCGCAGTGGCTTCCTGATCCCGAAAGACACCTGGGATTTCCCCGAGTCCAGCTCCTGGCCTGACGAGTGGATCGGCAAGCTCGAGATCAAGCTCGATAACGTCGGCGGCAAAGCGCCGATGTCTACCTTCATGGGCTGGGTGCCCTACGTGCTGCTGGCCATCTTCCTGGTCGCCTCGCGCACCATCGAGCCGCTCAAGCAGGCGCTGACCTCGCTCAGCCTGTCCTGGAGCAACATTCTTGGCGAGGCCGGCGTGTCGGGCAGCATCCAGCCACTCTACCTGCCTGGCGGCATTCTGATCGCGGTCGTGCTGGTCACCGTCGCCCTGCATCGCATGCGTATTGCAGAGGTCAAGGCCGCCGTCCACGAGTCGTCCAAGACCCTGCTGGGCGCTGGTTTCGTGCTGCTGTTCACCATTCCCATGGTGCGCATCCTGATCAACTCCGGCGTCAATACCGCAGACCTAGTCTCGATGCCGGTCGCCATGGCGCAGTTGGTGGCCGACAGCATGGGCCATGTCTATCCGCTGTTTGCACCGGCAGTGGGCGCCCTGGGGGCCTTTATCGCCGGCTCCAATACCGTGTCGAACCTGATGCTGTCGGACTTCCAGTTCAACGTCGCGCAGCAGCTGGGGCTATCCACCGCCATGATGGTGTCCCTGCAGGCGGTCGGCGCCGCCGCCGGCAACATGATCGCCATTCACAACGTGGTCGCAGCCTCGGCAACCGTCGGCCTGCTGGGTCGAGAAGGCATCACCCTGCGCAAGACGATCCTGCCAACGATCTACTACGTGACCGCCGCCGGTCTAATCGGTTTGATAGCGCTTTACGGCTTCAATATCAGCGACGGCCTGCTCGGCCTGGGCTAA
- a CDS encoding glutathione S-transferase N-terminal domain-containing protein — MSRVLYELCGIDDELLFSPFCWRVRYALAHKGLDAETRPWLFSEKDAIAFSGQGLVPVLVDGDEVVSDSFEIMRYLDRVYPDKPLLGSPEAEARARFFKHYAERSLAPGMMRTIVMDLYNAIHPDDREYFRTTREKRFGRTLEEMHSPAKGLSMLDQALAPLRGRLEESDFMDGETPGAADYLLFGNFMWARTVSTADLLSNADPVYGWVERMLDAHAGLGRNAKRIVDIQGAYDK, encoded by the coding sequence ATGAGCCGAGTGCTTTATGAACTGTGCGGGATTGATGACGAGCTGCTCTTTTCGCCCTTCTGCTGGCGGGTGCGCTATGCGCTTGCGCACAAGGGGCTTGATGCCGAGACACGACCGTGGCTCTTTTCCGAGAAAGACGCCATCGCCTTCTCGGGGCAAGGACTGGTGCCGGTGTTGGTCGACGGCGATGAGGTGGTCAGCGACAGTTTCGAGATCATGCGCTATCTGGATCGGGTCTATCCCGACAAGCCGCTGCTGGGAAGCCCGGAAGCCGAAGCGAGGGCTCGCTTCTTCAAGCACTACGCCGAGCGTTCGCTGGCGCCGGGCATGATGCGCACCATCGTCATGGATCTCTACAATGCGATCCATCCCGATGACCGGGAGTACTTCCGTACCACCCGCGAGAAGCGTTTCGGCCGCACCTTGGAGGAAATGCATTCGCCGGCCAAGGGCCTGAGCATGCTCGACCAGGCGCTGGCCCCGTTGCGGGGGCGCCTTGAGGAGAGCGACTTCATGGATGGCGAGACCCCCGGTGCCGCGGACTACCTGCTGTTCGGCAACTTCATGTGGGCACGCACGGTGTCGACGGCGGACCTGCTGTCCAACGCTGACCCTGTGTATGGCTGGGTCGAGCGCATGCTCGATGCCCACGCCGGTCTGGGCCGCAACGCCAAGCGTATCGTCGATATCCAGGGCGCCTACGACAAGTGA
- a CDS encoding FUSC family protein — protein sequence MSRLSPWIDAYLTPSRSALKFATKATLAMVLALYVALLFDLDRPYWALISAAFLQIRPMSGMVIEKGLCQIGGTLIGALVGIGIMALFSQARVPALITLTLWLMLCAYASSLLRNNFSYGCIMGAVTAMLVVVIGHSQPGGVFDIAVARLSELGLGAICATLVNALLWPTPVKEHLARQADTVVNQAFTHAAQRLDASDDMSELQQSLTQSLEPLMTLEIDSQSARYEGPGSAGRVRATHLLTKRTLRFFATLSALHQLLQNQAGQINAPLRQLAGESAQAFRDAADVSGVPAARERLQALRHQAHACPDADLAPLQRRLLLGLREVLGSAMIMLDAREAIAHPGRKRLRAGALSWHRDHLAALLNAGRAGLVFSCLATFWLQTHWSNGQVAMLLGTLFSTFFASRDNPVTICMMFFKGMLVALPSAFLFGHVLLSQANGFPMLAMLLFTPLFLGLLGAAKPQLMGYCLAFTIFNILLTMPGNGMDFSFDSFANRAIAVIIGLSAVVMAFRLIPGLGAPVQRRRLVSAISRDLRDIGTPPLHEAEATFSGRMADRLLQLGRHDNMLPEDQRHLFMIGLNGLDLGRSCLRLRHRLDDTAPPVRQALHELLAVLAKAFEESARGQSPRGIREASQALDDALATHGGISRDWHVLLEGLVERLSLTLERQAEVMAGHPTRLASKPS from the coding sequence TTGAGCCGCCTGTCACCCTGGATCGATGCCTACCTGACGCCGTCTCGATCCGCCCTCAAGTTTGCCACCAAGGCCACGCTCGCCATGGTGCTGGCGCTCTATGTGGCGCTACTGTTCGATCTCGACCGCCCCTACTGGGCGTTGATCTCGGCCGCCTTCCTGCAAATTCGGCCGATGAGCGGTATGGTGATCGAGAAAGGCCTGTGCCAGATCGGCGGCACCCTGATCGGTGCTTTGGTCGGCATCGGCATCATGGCCCTGTTTTCACAGGCGAGGGTGCCGGCGCTGATCACCCTCACGCTCTGGCTGATGCTGTGCGCCTACGCAAGCTCCCTTTTGCGCAACAACTTTTCCTACGGCTGCATCATGGGCGCCGTGACCGCGATGCTGGTGGTGGTCATCGGACACAGCCAGCCCGGCGGTGTCTTCGACATCGCCGTGGCCAGGCTCTCAGAGCTCGGCCTGGGGGCGATCTGTGCGACCCTGGTCAACGCCTTACTATGGCCCACGCCAGTCAAGGAACACCTGGCTCGTCAGGCCGACACCGTCGTCAATCAGGCCTTTACCCATGCCGCCCAGCGGCTGGATGCCAGCGACGATATGAGCGAGCTCCAGCAATCGCTGACCCAGAGCCTAGAGCCGCTGATGACGCTCGAAATCGACAGCCAATCGGCACGCTACGAGGGCCCCGGCAGTGCCGGCCGCGTCCGCGCGACTCACCTTTTGACCAAGCGCACGCTCCGCTTCTTTGCCACCCTGAGCGCGCTGCATCAGCTGTTGCAGAACCAGGCCGGCCAGATCAACGCACCGCTGAGACAGCTCGCCGGCGAGAGCGCCCAGGCCTTTCGCGATGCCGCGGATGTCAGCGGGGTACCAGCCGCCCGTGAGCGTCTGCAGGCCCTGCGCCATCAGGCCCATGCCTGCCCGGACGCCGATCTCGCCCCTCTGCAGCGCCGCCTGCTGCTTGGCCTGCGCGAGGTGCTGGGCAGCGCCATGATCATGCTCGACGCCCGAGAAGCCATCGCCCACCCCGGCCGCAAGCGCCTGCGTGCCGGCGCCCTCTCCTGGCACCGGGACCACCTGGCGGCACTGCTCAATGCCGGGCGTGCCGGGCTGGTGTTTTCCTGTCTGGCGACCTTCTGGCTACAAACGCACTGGTCCAACGGCCAAGTCGCGATGCTGCTGGGCACCCTGTTCTCGACGTTCTTCGCCAGCCGCGATAACCCGGTCACGATCTGCATGATGTTCTTCAAAGGCATGCTGGTGGCCCTGCCCAGCGCCTTCCTGTTCGGCCATGTACTGCTTTCCCAGGCCAACGGCTTTCCGATGCTGGCCATGCTGCTCTTCACGCCGCTTTTCCTGGGGCTTCTGGGGGCCGCAAAGCCCCAGCTGATGGGCTACTGCCTGGCCTTCACCATCTTCAATATCCTGCTGACCATGCCCGGCAACGGCATGGATTTCTCCTTCGACAGCTTTGCCAACCGCGCGATTGCCGTGATTATCGGTCTGAGTGCGGTCGTGATGGCATTTCGGCTGATACCCGGGTTAGGGGCTCCCGTTCAGCGCCGCCGTCTGGTCAGCGCCATCAGCCGGGACCTGCGCGACATCGGTACGCCACCGTTACACGAAGCAGAGGCCACGTTCAGCGGCCGCATGGCGGATCGCCTGCTGCAGCTCGGCCGCCACGACAACATGCTGCCCGAGGATCAACGACACCTGTTCATGATCGGCCTCAATGGCCTCGACCTCGGCCGCTCCTGCCTGCGTCTGCGCCATCGCCTCGACGATACCGCACCCCCGGTCCGCCAGGCCCTGCATGAGCTGCTGGCAGTACTTGCCAAGGCCTTCGAGGAAAGCGCTCGGGGCCAGTCGCCTCGCGGCATTCGCGAGGCGAGCCAGGCACTGGATGACGCCCTCGCCACCCACGGCGGTATCTCCAGGGACTGGCACGTATTGCTCGAAGGACTGGTCGAGCGCCTGTCGCTGACCCTCGAGCGCCAGGCCGAGGTGATGGCCGGCCACCCCACGCGACTTGCCAGTAAGCCCTCTTAA
- a CDS encoding efflux RND transporter periplasmic adaptor subunit: MRKLLRMLTTLVIVALALAAGAWLWHYYLYTPWTRDGRVRAEVITIAPDVSGWVSELSIEDTQAVGKGDVLFQINRQRYATAVEQAKAVVAQRQAEWQSKQHEETRRSRLSNQAISDEDLDLAHLETRSAKATLDQAQAELESAQLDLERTTVTAPADGHVLNLKLSEGNYVNTGNPVMALVKADSYYVTGYFEETKMPGIALGDPARVTLMSGDTPLEGHVAGIGRGIADSNTSSNDQLLPQVEPTFSWVRLAQRIPVRIELDEIPENTLLSAGMTATVRILEAPSP, from the coding sequence ATGCGCAAACTGCTTCGCATGCTGACCACGCTCGTGATCGTGGCCCTGGCCCTCGCCGCAGGTGCCTGGCTATGGCATTACTATCTCTATACGCCCTGGACCCGGGACGGCCGGGTACGGGCCGAGGTGATCACCATCGCACCCGATGTCTCCGGCTGGGTGAGCGAGCTGTCTATCGAGGATACTCAGGCAGTGGGCAAGGGCGATGTCCTGTTCCAGATCAACCGCCAGCGCTATGCAACGGCCGTTGAGCAGGCCAAGGCGGTGGTCGCACAAAGGCAGGCAGAGTGGCAGTCAAAGCAGCATGAAGAGACCCGCCGCAGCCGCCTTAGCAACCAGGCGATCAGCGACGAGGATCTGGATCTCGCACACCTTGAGACCCGCAGTGCCAAGGCCACTCTTGATCAGGCCCAGGCCGAGCTTGAAAGCGCGCAGCTCGACCTCGAACGCACCACGGTAACCGCGCCGGCCGATGGCCACGTCCTGAATCTCAAGCTCAGCGAAGGCAATTACGTCAATACCGGCAACCCGGTGATGGCGTTGGTGAAGGCAGATTCCTACTACGTGACCGGCTATTTCGAGGAGACCAAGATGCCGGGCATCGCCCTCGGCGATCCCGCCCGCGTCACCCTGATGAGCGGCGACACCCCGCTTGAAGGCCATGTTGCCGGCATTGGCCGTGGCATCGCCGACAGCAATACCTCATCCAACGACCAGCTGCTGCCCCAGGTCGAACCGACCTTCAGTTGGGTGCGATTGGCGCAACGTATCCCAGTGCGCATCGAACTCGATGAGATCCCCGAGAACACCCTGCTGAGTGCCGGCATGACTGCAACCGTGCGCATCCTCGAGGCACCGTCGCCTTGA